A region from the Tsuneonella mangrovi genome encodes:
- a CDS encoding very short patch repair endonuclease, whose product MADIVSPAKRSQMMAGIKGKNTKPELLVRRALHRRGFRFRLHQRELPGRPDIVLPRFKAAIFVNGCFWHGHSCKYFKLPATNTEFWRKKIEANQKRDALKEAQLVDLGYRVFSVWECQTRAGTNSIEALIDKLTSDIRRPELHDQDVSSVPS is encoded by the coding sequence ATGGCGGACATCGTTTCTCCTGCGAAGCGCAGCCAGATGATGGCTGGGATCAAAGGCAAGAATACAAAGCCCGAGCTTTTGGTGCGTCGAGCTCTTCATCGGCGTGGCTTCCGATTTCGTCTTCACCAGCGCGAGCTGCCCGGTCGACCAGACATAGTTCTCCCACGGTTCAAAGCCGCCATATTTGTAAACGGCTGTTTCTGGCACGGACACAGCTGCAAATATTTTAAGCTGCCCGCTACAAACACGGAATTCTGGCGCAAGAAAATCGAGGCCAATCAAAAACGTGACGCTCTCAAAGAAGCGCAGCTTGTCGATCTCGGTTACAGAGTTTTCTCAGTTTGGGAGTGCCAGACGCGCGCAGGAACAAACTCGATCGAAGCACTGATTGATAAACTTACGAGTGATATTAGGCGGCCAGAATTACACGACCAAGATGTTTCTTCGGTGCCAAGCTAG
- the dcm gene encoding DNA (cytosine-5-)-methyltransferase: protein MASFRFIDLFAGIGGLRIGFDAIGGHCVFTSERDKYARRTYQANFRDNHELGADIEPYSADPSSIPEFDVLLAGFPCQPFSIAGVSKKNALGRPHGFLDDTQGTLFFDTAKIIAHHKPTAFVLENVKNLERHDKGKTFATIMNVLKNELGYNVQSRVISSHPWVPQKRERIFIVGFKEATAFDLKNLKLPETSPTLGTILEPHTTVDPKYTLTPRLWEYLQGYKAKHEAKGNGFGFGLCGPDDVARTLSARYHKDGSEILISQPGPRPRRLTPQECARLMGFEHGDRKWIIPKEVSDTQAYRQFGNAVVVPVVEFIAQAMKPHLFGALAQKRVSSKAA from the coding sequence TTGGCCAGTTTCCGGTTTATTGATTTGTTCGCTGGAATTGGCGGCCTTCGAATAGGTTTTGACGCCATAGGTGGACACTGCGTGTTTACCTCGGAACGCGACAAATACGCTCGCCGGACTTACCAAGCGAATTTTAGAGATAATCACGAACTGGGTGCGGACATTGAGCCCTATTCAGCCGACCCCAGCAGTATCCCGGAATTCGACGTGCTTTTGGCAGGCTTCCCGTGTCAGCCCTTTTCAATCGCGGGAGTTTCCAAAAAGAATGCTCTGGGCCGCCCCCATGGTTTCCTCGATGATACACAAGGAACTCTTTTCTTCGATACCGCCAAGATCATCGCTCATCACAAGCCAACCGCCTTCGTGCTGGAAAACGTGAAAAACCTTGAACGGCATGACAAGGGCAAGACTTTTGCTACAATTATGAATGTCCTCAAGAATGAACTTGGTTATAATGTTCAGTCACGAGTAATCTCAAGTCACCCGTGGGTTCCTCAAAAGCGCGAACGCATCTTTATAGTGGGTTTCAAAGAAGCCACTGCTTTCGATTTAAAGAACCTCAAGCTTCCAGAAACATCGCCGACTCTCGGCACCATCCTCGAACCACATACTACGGTCGATCCTAAATACACGCTCACTCCGCGGCTTTGGGAATACCTTCAAGGCTACAAGGCCAAACACGAAGCGAAGGGGAATGGTTTCGGGTTCGGTCTATGCGGACCGGATGATGTAGCTAGGACTCTTTCTGCGAGATACCATAAAGACGGGTCGGAAATTTTGATTAGCCAGCCCGGCCCGAGGCCGCGTCGATTGACGCCTCAAGAATGCGCTCGCCTGATGGGATTTGAGCACGGTGATCGGAAATGGATTATTCCAAAAGAGGTATCAGATACCCAAGCTTACCGTCAGTTTGGCAATGCTGTCGTTGTGCCTGTCGTCGAGTTTATCGCACAGGCAATGAAGCCGCATCTTTTCGGGGCCTTGGCACAGAAAAGGGTGTCTTCTAAGGCCGCCTGA